In Phalacrocorax aristotelis chromosome 6, bGulAri2.1, whole genome shotgun sequence, one DNA window encodes the following:
- the LOC142058292 gene encoding E3 ubiquitin-protein ligase PHF7-like: MPSSRAVPRPPATSEWMGWEQPPRLRGCRGLGPPALALHTQPCEAGAISQASRGAFAGDTPALLGQGLSKRSPLMCAMSTRKRKATDSMEQACMLCLRAEADADVCGPKLEKQGVCAHAFCLYFANELFQQRVKEVGLAGFLPEDIQRTIARAAQKGLLCSFQDCFVCGDSGATITCREMGCDRSFHLPCAVEGGCITQFFGLYRSFCWEHRPEQAVEAAPEETTTCLICLDSVGDRKSFGTMVCPACKHAWFHRGCIQVHASHAGFYGFCCPHCQNEYRFLMEMLTMGIRIPKRGLSWEDNGAYEQLYERHRRCDASECLCPAGRERAEEEGPWQLLLCCSCAAEGTHKRCSYLRNSTASWECDSCAGLGTGKRQSTRVPLGWGQGPGKAW, encoded by the exons ATGCCGAGCTCCCGTGCTGTGCCCCGACCACCCGCCACTTCTGAGTGGATGGGATGG gagcagccgcCCCGGTTACGTGGGTGCCGAGGGCTCGGGCCCCCCGCCTTGGCACTTCACACCCAGCCCTGTGAGGCGGGGGCCATCTCACA AGCCAGCAGGGGAGCGTTTGCAGGAGACACCCCAGCGCTGCTGGGACAAGGACTCTCCAAACGCTCACCGTTGATGTGTGCCATGTCCACAAGGAAGCGGAAGGCCACCGACTCCATGGAGCAGG catgCATGCTGTGTCTCCGGGCAGAGGCTGACGCGGACGTCTGTGGGCCCAAACTGGAGAAGCAAGGAGTCTGTGCCCATGCGTTTTGCCTG tattttgccAACGAGCTTTTTCAGCAACGGGTCAAGGAAGTAGGACTCGCGGGATTTCTGCCTGAGGATATTCAACGCACAATCGCCCGGGCAGCGCAGAAG GGGCTGCTGTGCTCTTTCCAGGACTGCTTTGTCTGTGGTGACAGCGGGGCCACCATCACTTGCCGGGAGATGGGCTGCGACCGCAGCTTCCATCTCCCCTGTGCTGTGGAGGGTGGATGCATCACCCAGTTCTTTGGGCTCTACAG gtccttctgctgggagcaccgcccagagcaggcagtggaGGCGGCTCCGGAGGAGACCACCACCTGCCTCATCTGCCTGGACTCTGTGGGGGACAGAAAGTCCTTCGGCACCATGGTGTGCCCAGCGTGCAAACACGCCTGGTTCCACAGGGGATGCATCCAGGTTCATGCCAGTCATGCTGGCTTCTACGGCTTCTGCTGCCCGCATTGTCAAAATGAGTATCGCTTTCTGATGGAAATGCTCACCATGGGGATCCGAATCCCGAAGAG GGGACTATCGTGGGAAGACAACGGTGCCTATGAACAATTATATGAGAGGCACAGACGCTGTGATGCCAGTGAGTGCCTTTgtccagcaggcagggagcgggcagaggaagaggg GCCCTGGCaactgctcctgtgctgctcctgcgcTGCTGAGGGCACTCACAAACGCTGCTCCTACCTGAGGAACAGCACGGCCAGCTGGGAGTGCGACAGCTGTGCTGGACTGGGCACCGGTAAGAGGCAAAGCACGCGGgtgcccctgggctggggccaggggcCAGGCAAGGCCTGGtag